The Lepeophtheirus salmonis chromosome 1, UVic_Lsal_1.4, whole genome shotgun sequence genome has a segment encoding these proteins:
- the LOC121126138 gene encoding steroid receptor RNA activator 1: MDSMDSVIKEGSHDVAWNDPPQFAYNPGSTDRRKLTQRIGMSQYGEPIQSAVGGIPNPARRMQPSPNRALLEDDKNAPVPDLNIVSQGFKALLYGSQADDKRKRDVIRRIEMMETKWSSGGLNDNVMRGCGKILDLLTKASFDDALKVQTRLSVDWPGLVNPWAVGIKQLILLLSQQQV, encoded by the exons ATGGATTCCATGGATTCCGTTATCAAAGAAGGAAGTCACGATGTGGCCTGGAATGATCCTCCACAATTTGCTTATAATCCAGGATCCAC GGACAGACGGAAACTAACACAAAGAATAGGCATGTCTCAATATGGCGAGCCGATCCAATCTGCCGTTGGAGGGATCCCAAACCCCGCTCGCAGAATGCAACCATCACCTAACAGAGCCCTTTTAGAAGACGATAAAAACGCTCCTGTCCCTGATTTAAACATTGTATCTCAGGGCTTTAAGGCTCTACTATATGGAAGTCAAGCTGATGATAAACGTAAAAGAGACGTTATTCGAAGAATCGAAATGATGGAGACCAAATGGTCGTCCGGGGGGTTGAACGATAATGTTATGCGTGGGTGTGGGAAAATACTTGATCTATTAACAAAGGCCTCTTTTGATGATGCACTCAAAGTGCAAACGAGGTTGAGTGTGGATTGGCCTGGATTGGTTAATCCTTGGGCTGTAGGGATCAAGCAACTCATTCTGCTGTTATCTCAACAACAAGTATAA